One region of Thiorhodovibrio frisius genomic DNA includes:
- the rpoH gene encoding RNA polymerase sigma factor RpoH, which yields MSHAIASRHSLSTGTIDAYISSSYQIPVLTLEEERSLAERLRDHGDMEAARRLVLSHLRFVIRIARGYLGYGLPLPDLIQEGTVGLMKAVRRFEPDVGVRLVSFAVHWIRAEIHEYILRNWRIVKVATTKAQRKLFFNLRSSKKRLGWFTKQEVDQVAADLGVKPETVLEMESRLSSHDAAFDGYEDDDDDSPSAPSTYLPDIRMEPASLLEREDAESYERKRLMAAVASLDERSKTILKERWLSEKKQTLHDLAQQFGVSAERIRQIEKNAMKKLRVQLEL from the coding sequence ATGAGCCACGCCATCGCTTCACGTCACTCGTTATCGACCGGAACCATCGACGCCTACATCAGTAGCTCGTACCAGATTCCGGTGCTAACCCTTGAGGAAGAGCGCAGTCTGGCCGAACGGCTGCGCGACCATGGAGACATGGAAGCCGCGCGACGCCTGGTACTGTCGCACCTGCGCTTTGTCATTCGCATTGCCCGAGGCTACCTGGGCTACGGTCTGCCACTGCCCGATCTGATCCAGGAGGGTACGGTCGGTCTGATGAAGGCCGTGCGGCGCTTCGAGCCGGATGTGGGCGTGCGCCTTGTGTCCTTCGCGGTGCACTGGATTCGCGCCGAAATCCATGAGTACATCCTGCGTAACTGGCGCATCGTCAAGGTTGCCACCACCAAGGCCCAGCGTAAGCTGTTTTTCAACCTGCGCAGCTCCAAAAAGCGCCTCGGGTGGTTTACCAAGCAGGAGGTGGACCAAGTAGCTGCCGATCTCGGCGTCAAACCCGAGACAGTGCTCGAGATGGAGTCCCGGCTGTCGAGTCATGACGCCGCCTTTGACGGCTACGAGGATGACGATGACGACTCGCCGTCGGCGCCCTCCACCTATCTGCCCGACATCCGCATGGAACCTGCCTCTCTACTCGAGCGCGAGGACGCTGAGAGTTATGAGCGCAAACGTCTCATGGCTGCGGTCGCCAGTCTCGATGAGCGCAGCAAGACGATTCTCAAAGAGCGCTGGCTGTCGGAGAAGAAACAAACCCTGCATGATCTAGCACAGCAATTTGGCGTCTCCGCCGAGCGCATCCGCCAGATCG